The following coding sequences are from one uncultured Desulfobacter sp. window:
- the gyrB gene encoding DNA topoisomerase (ATP-hydrolyzing) subunit B, with product MNKNQGNKDYGAGAIKVLEGLEAVRKRPSMYIGNVDLEGLHHLVYEVVDNCIDEAMAGYCDKVLVTIHEDMSVSVEDNGRGIPVEMHATEHIPACEVVMTKLHAGGKFDKDAYKVSGGLHGVGISVVNALSEHLTMEVFKNGKIYNQTYSKGHKLTELEVLGDTEKKGTRITFFPDFTVMNQNEFSYETLSRRMRELAFLNKGVRIVIEDERSAQKDDFHYEGGIISFVEYLNRSCTALHDPIHIEGDKNDVQIEVAIQYNDTFKEKLYSFANNIRTIEGGFHVSGFKGALTRTVNAYISGNGNLPKNMQNIKIGGDDMREGLAVIISVKLMEPQFEGQTKTKLGNNEVKGIVESLLNEKLGQFLEENPNVAKKIIAKGVDAARARDAAKRARELARKKGTLLDSTLPGKLAECQYADPAERELFLVEGDSAGGSAKQGRDRRFQAILPLKGKILNVEKARFDKILRSDEIKNIITVLGTGAGREEYSIEKIRYHKVVIMTDADVDGSHIRTLLLTFFYRQMPDLISHGYLYIAQPPLFRVGSRKNGVYLKNESEYADYLIRRISSQKQIVLNGRDTPLTEDEFYAFLQDMTDYYNSMNQLHKCDYDTSLLVTLIRDGVSSKRFLEEKSNLEALSQKLKDKGYTPQQIEFDEERNIYEMDILDSEEQTKLLRVGRDILSTNDYQKMRQAYEKIKDLNQPPFSMSSRAAEAKTVTTLDDLDGLYECIMAEAKKGINIQRYKGLGEMNADQLWETTMNPEKRIMLKVDIEDAEKADEIFTLLMGEEVEPRRNFIQKHALEVSSLDY from the coding sequence ATGAATAAAAACCAAGGAAATAAAGATTACGGCGCAGGTGCCATCAAAGTTTTAGAAGGCCTTGAAGCTGTCCGGAAAAGACCGTCCATGTACATCGGAAACGTGGACCTTGAAGGCCTGCACCATCTGGTATACGAGGTGGTGGACAACTGCATCGATGAGGCCATGGCAGGATATTGCGACAAAGTTCTTGTCACCATCCACGAGGATATGTCGGTGAGTGTGGAGGACAACGGCCGGGGTATCCCAGTTGAAATGCACGCCACCGAGCACATACCGGCCTGCGAGGTGGTCATGACCAAACTGCATGCCGGCGGCAAATTCGATAAAGACGCCTATAAAGTCTCCGGCGGCCTGCATGGTGTCGGTATCTCCGTTGTCAATGCCCTGTCCGAACACTTGACCATGGAGGTGTTTAAAAACGGCAAAATCTATAACCAGACCTATTCCAAGGGGCACAAACTCACTGAACTTGAGGTGCTTGGAGACACGGAAAAAAAAGGAACCCGGATCACGTTTTTCCCTGACTTTACCGTTATGAACCAGAATGAGTTCAGCTATGAGACCCTGTCCCGGCGGATGCGGGAACTGGCCTTTTTGAACAAAGGGGTCAGAATTGTCATTGAAGATGAACGCTCCGCCCAGAAAGACGACTTTCATTATGAAGGGGGGATTATCTCCTTTGTGGAATACCTGAACCGCTCCTGCACCGCGCTGCACGATCCCATCCACATCGAAGGGGATAAAAACGATGTCCAGATTGAAGTGGCCATCCAGTACAATGACACCTTCAAGGAAAAACTGTACTCGTTTGCCAACAATATCAGGACCATCGAAGGCGGATTCCATGTATCCGGGTTTAAAGGCGCCCTGACCCGTACGGTGAATGCCTATATTTCAGGCAACGGCAATCTGCCCAAAAACATGCAGAACATCAAGATCGGCGGCGATGACATGAGAGAAGGATTGGCCGTCATCATCTCGGTCAAACTCATGGAGCCCCAGTTTGAAGGTCAGACCAAGACCAAGCTGGGCAACAATGAGGTCAAGGGCATTGTTGAATCCCTGCTCAATGAGAAACTGGGCCAGTTCCTGGAAGAGAACCCCAATGTCGCCAAAAAAATCATCGCCAAGGGCGTGGATGCGGCCCGGGCCAGGGATGCGGCCAAACGGGCCAGGGAGCTTGCCCGTAAAAAGGGAACCCTGCTTGACTCCACCCTGCCGGGCAAACTTGCCGAATGCCAGTATGCCGATCCTGCAGAACGTGAACTGTTCCTCGTGGAGGGCGACTCTGCTGGCGGCTCTGCCAAACAGGGCCGGGACCGGCGCTTCCAGGCCATCCTTCCATTGAAAGGCAAAATCCTCAATGTGGAAAAGGCCAGGTTCGATAAAATCCTTCGAAGTGACGAGATAAAAAACATTATTACAGTGCTGGGCACAGGGGCCGGCAGGGAAGAGTATAGCATTGAGAAAATCCGTTATCATAAAGTGGTTATCATGACGGATGCGGACGTGGATGGTTCACACATCCGGACCCTGCTTCTCACTTTTTTTTACCGCCAGATGCCCGATTTGATATCACACGGTTATCTGTATATTGCCCAGCCCCCGCTTTTCAGGGTGGGATCAAGGAAAAACGGCGTTTACCTGAAAAATGAAAGTGAATACGCCGATTACCTGATCCGCAGAATTTCATCCCAGAAACAGATTGTGCTCAACGGCCGGGACACCCCGCTGACCGAGGATGAGTTCTATGCATTTTTGCAAGACATGACCGACTACTACAACAGCATGAACCAGCTTCACAAATGCGATTATGATACGTCTCTTCTGGTTACCCTGATCAGGGACGGGGTCAGTTCAAAACGCTTTCTGGAAGAAAAAAGCAATCTGGAAGCGTTGTCCCAAAAGCTCAAAGACAAAGGGTACACGCCCCAACAAATTGAGTTTGACGAGGAACGCAACATTTATGAGATGGATATTCTGGACAGCGAAGAACAGACAAAACTGCTGCGAGTGGGCAGAGATATTCTCAGCACCAACGACTACCAGAAAATGCGCCAGGCCTATGAAAAAATAAAAGACCTGAACCAGCCCCCCTTTTCCATGTCCTCAAGGGCGGCAGAGGCGAAAACCGTAACCACCCTTGATGATTTAGACGGCCTTTATGAGTGTATCATGGCCGAAGCCAAAAAAGGGATCAACATACAGCGGTACAAAGGTCTGGGCGAGATGAATGCGGACCAGCTGTGGGAAACCACCATGAATCCGGAAAAACGGATTATGCTCAAGGTGGATATTGAAGACGCGGAAAAGGCTGACGAGATATTTACCCTGCTCATGGGCGAAGAGGTGGAGCCCCGGCGTAATTTTATCCAGAAGCATGCGCTGGAAGTGTCGTCCTTAGATTATTAA
- a CDS encoding single-stranded DNA-binding protein encodes MAGLNKVILIGNLGRDPEIRYSQQGLAVVNFSLATTESWTDRNTGERQDKTEWHRIVVFGKQAETCEKYLSKGKQVYIEGRLQTRSWEKDGQTHYTTEIVVSNFMFLGSRDGGGGGQYGQSSSGGSEYQQRGGYQNQPNSVGGGGYTPNRPAPNSDNYQGPSQPGMPDGPDQSIPDDDIPF; translated from the coding sequence ATGGCAGGTTTAAACAAGGTCATCCTGATCGGTAATTTGGGAAGAGACCCTGAAATCAGATATTCCCAGCAGGGGTTGGCAGTGGTGAATTTTTCATTGGCCACCACTGAATCCTGGACGGACAGGAACACAGGGGAGCGCCAGGACAAAACCGAATGGCACAGGATAGTGGTATTCGGAAAACAGGCTGAGACCTGTGAAAAATACCTTTCCAAAGGAAAACAAGTCTACATAGAAGGCCGTCTGCAGACCCGGTCCTGGGAAAAGGACGGCCAGACACATTACACAACGGAAATTGTCGTTTCAAACTTCATGTTCTTAGGCAGCCGGGATGGCGGAGGCGGAGGTCAGTACGGACAAAGCAGTTCCGGCGGTTCAGAGTACCAGCAACGGGGCGGATATCAAAATCAGCCCAATTCAGTCGGTGGGGGGGGATATACCCCGAACCGGCCTGCACCCAATTCAGATAATTACCAGGGACCTTCCCAACCGGGCATGCCGGACGGACCGGACCAGTCCATTCCAGATGACGATATTCCATTTTAG
- a CDS encoding site-specific integrase → MHASLQIKLIKFDDGERFPMLAKRLGGMPLFKPTVYSISMIRAENASTATIVRNLQAIMHLYTWANNSGFDLEQRFGKGNFLNLIEIDSLTDAVGMRYDHLKKMIKRNQDNPSDSKRIVPSIERFRTGAKTHSLTVDSATKAVRLRYICNYLDWLAFEYLKGVLSSSGRRAEIESKQKYMSHAIQARIPTVRNLSFFGKREGLSHEAEKRMREVINPQSQENPWQNQNVRIRNHVFILTSLTLGIRRGELLLARVKDVNFQEGTLLIRRAPDDPNDPRTYQPNAKTRDRILPLEADLCQLLYDYVIGVRGKIKAAKKHEFLFVALNTGAPLSMASVTKIFATLRSRISDLPNDLSDHVLRHTWNDRFSEMMDKNKVPEEEEKKHRSYLMGWSETSNSAATYTRRHIRKKSKEVSLQLQRRMDLKDDG, encoded by the coding sequence ATGCATGCATCTTTACAGATTAAGCTAATAAAATTTGATGATGGGGAACGGTTTCCGATGTTGGCAAAAAGGCTGGGAGGGATGCCGTTATTTAAGCCAACTGTTTATTCCATTTCCATGATCAGGGCGGAAAATGCATCAACAGCAACCATCGTTAGAAATCTACAAGCAATCATGCATCTCTATACTTGGGCAAACAATAGCGGATTCGATTTAGAGCAGCGTTTTGGAAAAGGGAATTTTTTGAATCTGATCGAAATTGACAGCCTAACTGATGCGGTTGGCATGAGATACGATCATTTAAAAAAAATGATAAAACGAAACCAGGACAACCCTTCAGACAGCAAGAGAATTGTGCCCTCAATAGAAAGGTTCAGGACGGGAGCCAAAACCCACAGCTTAACAGTTGATTCTGCGACAAAGGCTGTTAGATTGCGGTACATTTGTAATTATTTAGATTGGCTTGCTTTTGAATATTTAAAGGGTGTTTTAAGCTCTTCAGGTAGACGCGCTGAAATCGAAAGTAAGCAAAAATATATGTCCCATGCCATCCAAGCAAGGATTCCGACTGTTCGGAATTTAAGTTTTTTCGGGAAACGTGAAGGATTGTCACATGAAGCCGAAAAGCGCATGAGAGAGGTCATTAACCCCCAATCACAGGAGAACCCCTGGCAAAATCAAAATGTGCGGATTCGGAACCATGTGTTCATCTTGACATCTCTAACTTTAGGAATCAGGCGCGGAGAGCTTTTGTTGGCCAGAGTTAAAGATGTTAATTTTCAAGAGGGTACTTTATTAATAAGGAGGGCTCCCGATGATCCCAACGACCCTCGCACCTATCAACCAAATGCTAAAACTCGTGATCGAATTCTGCCGTTGGAAGCGGATCTTTGCCAACTTCTTTATGATTACGTTATAGGCGTGCGTGGTAAAATAAAAGCAGCAAAAAAACATGAATTTCTGTTTGTAGCACTGAACACCGGCGCACCACTTTCCATGGCCTCTGTTACCAAAATATTTGCCACGCTGAGAAGTCGAATCTCTGACCTGCCCAATGACCTTTCGGATCATGTGTTGAGACATACTTGGAATGATCGATTTTCAGAAATGATGGATAAGAATAAAGTGCCTGAGGAGGAAGAAAAAAAGCATCGATCATACCTTATGGGATGGTCTGAAACATCTAATTCTGCAGCTACATATACCCGCCGTCATATACGTAAAAAATCGAAAGAGGTTTCACTCCAACTACAACGAAGGATGGATCTAAAGGACGATGGGTAA